A single region of the Nocardioides sp. W7 genome encodes:
- a CDS encoding acyltransferase domain-containing protein: protein MLVIVAPGQGAQTPGFLTPWLADSTFASRFAWLSTVAGLDLAHYGTEADAETIRETQIAQPLLVATGLVAALELFPHPTDAFGMVGAVAGHSVGELTAAAGARVITAEQAMVLVRERGKAMAGAAAVTPTGMTAVLGGDRDEVLATLTKHGLTAANDNGPGQIVAAGTREQLDALAGDPPAKARLIPLSVAGAFHTEHMAPAVGHLGTLARSVSVHDPRTRVISNRDGQVVHDGQEVLRRLVGQIASPVRWDLCLETMEDLGVTGILEMPPAGTLTGIAKRALKGVETFALKTPDQLDAARAFVAKHGEHSEIETTPTWRVVVSPVKGTFHLANEAAELDVLPAGAAIGDVASLRDRISVTAAHGGQVVEWLVEDGDLVSPGQPLVRLHPEGGTH, encoded by the coding sequence GTGCTCGTCATCGTCGCTCCCGGGCAGGGTGCTCAGACGCCCGGCTTCCTGACTCCTTGGCTGGCGGACTCGACCTTCGCGTCGCGATTCGCCTGGCTCTCCACCGTGGCCGGCCTCGACCTGGCCCACTACGGCACGGAAGCCGACGCGGAGACCATCCGCGAGACCCAGATCGCCCAGCCGCTGCTGGTGGCGACCGGTCTGGTCGCGGCCCTGGAGCTGTTCCCGCACCCGACCGACGCCTTCGGCATGGTCGGCGCGGTCGCCGGCCACAGCGTCGGCGAGCTGACCGCGGCCGCCGGCGCCCGGGTGATCACCGCCGAGCAGGCGATGGTCCTGGTCCGCGAGCGCGGCAAGGCGATGGCCGGCGCCGCCGCGGTCACGCCGACCGGCATGACCGCCGTCCTCGGTGGCGACCGTGACGAGGTGCTGGCCACGCTGACCAAGCACGGCCTGACCGCCGCCAACGACAACGGCCCCGGCCAGATCGTGGCCGCCGGGACCCGCGAGCAGCTCGACGCCCTCGCCGGCGACCCGCCCGCCAAGGCCCGGTTGATTCCGCTCAGCGTCGCCGGCGCCTTCCACACCGAGCACATGGCCCCCGCGGTCGGCCACCTCGGCACCCTCGCCCGCTCGGTCTCCGTGCACGACCCCCGCACCCGGGTGATCTCCAACCGCGACGGCCAGGTCGTCCACGACGGCCAGGAGGTGCTCCGGCGCCTGGTCGGCCAGATCGCCAGCCCGGTCCGCTGGGACCTGTGCCTGGAGACCATGGAGGACCTCGGCGTGACCGGCATCCTGGAGATGCCCCCGGCGGGCACCCTGACCGGCATCGCCAAGCGGGCCCTCAAGGGTGTCGAGACCTTCGCCCTGAAGACCCCCGACCAGCTCGATGCCGCCCGGGCGTTCGTCGCCAAGCACGGAGAGCACTCCGAGATCGAGACCACCCCGACCTGGCGCGTGGTCGTGTCTCCGGTCAAGGGCACCTTCCACCTCGCCAACGAGGCCGCCGAGCTGGACGTGCTGCCGGCCGGCGCCGCCATCGGCGACGTCGCGAGCCTCCGCGACCGGATCAGCGTGACGGCGGCCCACGGCGGCCAGGTCGTGGAGTGGCTCGTCGAGGACGGCGACCTGGTCTCCCCCGGCCAGCCACTGGTCCGTCTCCACCCGGAAGGCGGCACCCACTGA
- a CDS encoding helix-turn-helix domain-containing protein — MARRGIAVPRSRNADALQRSAGALSTAAMSRMEAEHAWFRDLSAQDRSWVGSIVQAGIRGFVDWYRDDADRVPGTDGTALSASIFGAAPRTLAGVINLQQTVALVRLSIEVVESNIDTLLEPDGAPDAHAAVLRYAREVAFAAAEVYARAAEVRGAWDARLEALVVDAVLRAENDESLLSRASALGWSASGEVAVVLGTAPARRTETDLFDEVRRLARLAGMEALCAVQGDRLVVLLGGVTEPRAAAEAVTPLFADGPVVVGPMAADLGTAHLSARAAASAQRSASGWPQAPRPVLSEELLPERVLAGDGHARRHLVDEVYLPLVQARGTLIETLATYFQTGSSIEGTARALFVHPNTVRYRLKQTAELTGYSPTQPRDAFTLEIALVLGRQSGRAG; from the coding sequence GTGGCTCGCCGTGGCATCGCCGTACCCCGTTCCCGCAACGCCGATGCGTTGCAACGGTCCGCGGGCGCCCTCAGCACGGCCGCGATGAGCCGGATGGAGGCCGAGCACGCGTGGTTCCGCGACCTCAGCGCCCAGGACCGGTCGTGGGTGGGGAGCATCGTCCAGGCCGGTATCCGAGGCTTCGTGGACTGGTACCGCGACGACGCCGACCGGGTGCCCGGCACCGACGGGACCGCTCTGTCGGCGTCGATCTTCGGTGCGGCGCCCCGGACCCTCGCGGGTGTGATCAACCTGCAGCAGACCGTCGCCCTGGTCCGGCTCTCCATCGAGGTGGTCGAGAGCAACATCGACACCCTCCTCGAGCCCGACGGCGCCCCCGACGCGCACGCCGCGGTGCTGCGCTACGCCCGCGAGGTCGCCTTCGCGGCGGCCGAGGTGTACGCACGCGCGGCGGAGGTCCGCGGAGCCTGGGACGCCCGGTTGGAGGCCTTGGTCGTCGACGCCGTGCTGCGCGCGGAGAACGACGAGTCGCTGCTCTCCCGGGCCAGTGCCCTCGGCTGGTCGGCCAGCGGCGAGGTGGCCGTCGTCCTCGGCACGGCTCCGGCGCGCCGGACCGAGACCGACCTCTTCGACGAGGTACGACGCCTCGCCCGCCTCGCCGGCATGGAGGCCCTCTGCGCCGTCCAGGGCGACCGCCTGGTGGTGCTGCTGGGCGGGGTCACCGAGCCGCGGGCGGCCGCCGAGGCGGTGACCCCGCTGTTCGCGGACGGACCGGTGGTGGTCGGACCGATGGCCGCGGACCTCGGCACCGCCCATCTCTCGGCCCGGGCCGCCGCGTCGGCCCAGCGGTCCGCCTCGGGCTGGCCGCAGGCGCCGCGACCGGTGCTGAGCGAGGAGCTCCTCCCCGAGCGCGTCCTGGCCGGTGACGGCCACGCCCGCCGGCATCTGGTCGACGAGGTCTACCTACCGCTCGTGCAGGCCCGCGGGACGTTGATCGAGACCCTCGCGACGTACTTCCAAACGGGATCGTCGATCGAGGGGACCGCCCGCGCCCTGTTCGTGCACCCCAACACCGTCCGCTACCGGCTCAAGCAGACCGCGGAGCTCACCGGCTACAGCCCGACGCAGCCGCGCGACGCGTTCACCCTCGAGATCGCCCTGGTGCTCGGCCGCCAGTCCGGCCGGGCCGGATAA